A stretch of DNA from Lycium ferocissimum isolate CSIRO_LF1 chromosome 4, AGI_CSIRO_Lferr_CH_V1, whole genome shotgun sequence:
CATTGCTAAATAATCATTAACTCGATAAttgcgaaaccttcccaaacaccacttatacttcacttccttcgacgaacttagtttcactgATTCGTATAACTTCAAAACCTCATAGTATATGCTTTAAAGCTACCAAATACACTCCTTAaagtcataaggacttcatgttcaccttaaacttgaattagtctattcacagcgCGACAACCcgaattttcgaggtgtaacatctttgagattgaaaatttaaataattttgttattttttataagattaaaaaaaaaaaaatttaatcattttttttttgcctataGCAACCaactattatttaaatatcAAATGTTGTTATGGGTGTATAACAACCATTCTCTGTAAGCCTTCACCGGGAGAACAAGATTCTAGCGGTGAAAAATTGTAGTCCAATTCACTACATATCTGTTGGCATAAGCACGTGtaattttgatgattgacaaatgAACAAGGCGTTGACAAATGAACAAGGCGAGTAAACCAGGAATAGAGATAGATGCTTGAGATAAAGCGAATGAACTAAACACAGAAAAATGATGGATAAAGTGACTGATCCAGGTGGATGAACTAGGTTTTTGGACGTGTTCTATCTCACAGACATGTGCAAGGTGAAGTGGATGAACCAGAAGATGCAAGACAAGGGCGAATGAAACAGGTCTATGGACATGTTCCATCGATCGGAGGTGAATGAATAAGGTCTAAGAACATGTTCCGTTCCTACTACGAATAGGTGATTTATGGCAAAGACTTGGCGAACAAGTTGTAGGATTTCTTGCCATAAATCAAGATATTTTAGATTCCTACGGGGACACTAAAGCCGGTTAAAAGCAAGAATCCCAAGTCAACTCCAACCCTAACTCTCATAATGGACCTTACCACATAGGGATTGAGTTGATTTGATGCAAACTAAAGCAAATATCCAAGTCCCGCCATGAAGAAGTTCCCGCACTCACATATAGAGAAAATTTGAGCAAACACTATCGCGCAAGCAATTGAGAGTTCCGATTACTAAAGTGTCTAATAcaaagaagaagattgaagaacctGTTCTACAAAGTTTATGTTTTACAGTCTTGAGTCTAGATTTGTGTATTAGGATTTTTTATCGAGTCGGCTTTCATAGAAGCAATATTCAATAGGTATAAACGTTagtcaaattcaacttcaagttggtaTAACTTGAAGTGAGCTCATTAGTCTAGCGAGATTAGTGAGATAGGAATTAGAGTTTAGTTCATAGGTTACAgagtttgtaacttgaatttgcaaaGACTCACAGTTGTAGTGGAGTTTTGGGAAAAATCCTACAGAGGTGTAGGTCGTGGTGTTTTCACCCTTTGTGAGCCGGGTGGTTTTCACATAAAAATTGTTGTGTCCTTactttcttattattattattccgcaAATGTTAGCTTAAAACAAGTAGAGTAACATGGTCTATCCTATAGGCGAAAATCTGATATACAATAGTATAGATAACTGCTGCAACATAACAATATCTTTGATCAAACTCAGCAATAACTAATCTTTACGGAGCATAAATAATGCTTCTATGTGTTAAAAAACACTTGGTCGGACCAAGGTCGCTGGTTCTTGTGTGTTGGttttcaataaaataaatgtcGCGATTTTACATTGACACGAATGAATTGTTTTTTGTCGATTAGCTCAgttgaattaaatcaaatagcaatttttttgcaaaaacacAGAGAACAAAAATAGGAAGAAGCTGTGATGGTGACAGGTCAGTATTTAAAATAGAATTGAGGAGAACTGAAGAATGAGGTTTGCTTGCTTTTTATTTAACTAGAGTAAACATGTAATTTTAATATCACTACACAAGGTATTGTCTTAAccattaaataaatctaaaaatCGGAAATTTAGATGAATGATCAAACCATATAAATTTACAAAACGGTTAAGGCGTTAACCCCCTAACCCGATACCAATGAACCAATAAAGATTTTTTCAGtttgaattaaattaaaagacTAATATTTTGCACACCCTATACAGAAACAGGCCTAGGCCTAGCGTAAATATATTCTCGGATATTAAATTCAAAGATGTTGCAACTTGCTAAAGGCTCTGTATTTAAAATAGAATTTAGGAAATAGGAAATTAGGAATAGGGTATCTATCTAAAGCctcttttatttaattagagtcaaatgtaattttaatatgcCTTATTTGGTTATTGGTTTAACTATTAACTAAAATCTAAAAaccttgcaaattttttttttttttttttactgatattctaataaaaaaaaattaccaattcgaagggcaaaaatttaagaccaccccacatgaagggcaatccgcgcaaaaaaaaaaaagtaccaaTGAACCAATAACATTTTTTTCCAAGATATTATTCGCTTGGTTTATCGGATCACATCAACCTTTTGATCCTTACTTTTTGTACCCTTGGGCAACCTAAAAGGCAAATTAACAGTTGAATAAACTCATTCTAATATGCCCCTATGTTAACTCAAAGATTTGTCTAATGCGAGTTTCACAGTAAGTTTTCTTATTGACTTCTAACCGTCAAGATCTATTATTGTTACCTCCAAAGAATTCTAATCAAAGGTCAAGCTTTTGATCCTTAGAGATTGTTTTTGTAATGCTATGTCTGATTTCAACCTAAAAAAAGTTAACATAAGAATCTTTTTAGATTTACTCATTCTTAAATTGGAGAACAAACAACTTGTCGCTCTTATTATGATGCAGGATTTTCCTTAATTTTGAGTTTCACAGTAACATTTCATAATTATCGATAATCATCGAAGgaattaacttaattaataattttcatTGGCTCCAAAGAATGCAAAAGTGCAAATAATTCAAAGATTAAGGCGGCTTGCTTGGAGAAATTAGAGATTGTTTTTTATAATGCTATGTCTGATTAGAACTTAGAAGGCTTAGGAAAAAGTTTAAATAAGAAGATTTTTTActatttactttttattttttcagcaTGAATAGCAGAACAAAAAACGCAAATATTTTTgagcctctttttttttttgggtttgagttattttagtgggttcaaaaatttttccttaattttgaCTCAACCAAATGACAAAGTACGACATTTCATAATTTGGATAATCATCGAAGgaattaacttaattaattaatacttcATTGACTACCTCTTTTAATATATGGGATAATTTCAAAATTAACACCCAGATGGATCCATCAACAATCGCGATTATATCAGGTTGGACTAGTATAGTCCATTACAAAGTGTAACAGGGATAGCCTTACTCTGTTCTAGACTATTACTAAAACAAAAAGAGTTACTTAAACACGCTTGGTGCTCTCATACAGATTGACAAAATTATCAGCTTACAAAATAATTGGACTAGTCGTATCTGATTCTAACACTAATTCCTGATTAGAGGCAGTGGCGAATTTATGTGTTAAAAAGAGTCACGTGAACTCATGATCACCCGATTAAATTTCGTATAATATCTGtataattcttaaaatatatctacTATTATATTCAGGTATCCATGCTACAAAAAGCTTAGTGGTGTACTTAGTTGAAAGCTAAGTTATTTAGTTGTGAGACTTCTCACACTCTCATTTTGGGTTCACTGATCTTCACCCATTACCTTCTTTCTACGCTTATCATCTACTCTTTTTCTGTTtaattttttctccaaattctctagaaactCTAACAAACACAAAACATTAATAAATGTTCAAAAGCGTGATGTTTTTCATACTACATTAATGTGCACTTCTAGAACGGTGAGTACTTCACCGGGAAAATTAACAAGATTCCTGCGGTGAAAAATCGCAGTCAATATTTCCACTACATATCTTTGATCAAACTCAGCAATAACTAATCTTTACGGAGCATAAATAATGCTTCTATGTGTTAAAAATCACTTAGTCGGAGCTAGTTAGCTGGTTCTTGTGTGTTGGCtttcaataaaataaatgtaacgaTTTAAAATTGAcatgaatgatttttttttttttttttaatcgattAGCCGCCCTTAAGCatagcagtttttttttttttttttttttttggaaaaacagagagaacaaaaaaagaaagaagttgtGATGGTGACAGGCAGAGGCAGGGGTGGAGTTGGGTAGGCTCCAAGGAGTTCATTGTCGaaaaattatagtgtatatacaaaattaaaattatttttttatgtatatataatagatgttgaactCACTTGATTTTTTCGTgtatttacttcttcatatttttgaacccctaaAATTTTGGCTCCACCAATGGTGACAGGTCAGTGGAGATTGAGGAGAAGTGAGGTTTGCTTGCTAATCAAGTACAGTACTAAGTATACCGTGCAGAGAAAGACTCAACGAAATGTAATTAAATAACTTTCATTAGGAGTATCAAATTAACATATTACTAACATAACTCTAACTAGCAACCAAACGATTCGCTCTTATATGACTCCTaactttttccttctatttaATAGTATAGGATTTGACTAATTTCACAGTGAATTCTCTTAACAGTTCTTAAGTTAAGCGTTTGGCCCAACCCTTCTAGATCCCCTCAAACTTTTGGTCCTCGTGTTTTCGTACCCTTGGGTTTCAACTTAGAAGGCACGTTAACATTTTAAATCTTGAACTCGCTCTTATATGCCCCACTAAATTTATGCTCTTATTAGGAGTTTTGTTTAATGCAAATTTCACAGCAAATTTCCTTTAATGAATTCAACCGCCAGTATATATTGGTGGTTACCTCCAGGGAATGCAAAAGTACAAATAATTCAAAGGTCAAGGCGGCTTTCTTGGAGAAACTAGAGATTCTTTTAAATAGTGCTATATTTTATTAGAAGGCTAGCTTAGGAAAAAGTTTAATTAAGAAGACTTTTAGTACTACTTTTACCTTTTTACTATGAATAGGAGAAGAAACAACGCAAATAGagccctttttttcttcttcaatttttccttaattttgaCGAGGTACGAGGAATCAAACTTTTGACGAGGTCCGAGGTACGACGAATCAAACTTCTAATACTTTTTGAAAATATCAATTGATAGATGATCAGTTAATTTAGAAAGGTGCTGAATACACAAAAGCAAGGGTAAATAATTAGCTTTACTATGTTCATGCACTTGAAACAGATTTATGGTTCCAACTTTGCTCCTTCCATGTTGACTTTACGTTGCATAATTTGCACTAATATTaactattatattttaaaaggtgAAAGCGTAAGACGTGACGACCTACCTATAATATttatagtgaaatgttaacAGGAAATCCTTTAAAAAATGCTTGGAGATGTACATGGAGAACAATACAAGATGTAATTATGCATGAGAAATTTCTGGAGAGCACGAGACATGAAATTAATCCAAGAGGCAAAGCATGTATTGGCAAAAATACTATGTTCGTCGCATGAGACATTAATCTCCCATGATCACCTCGGGATGATTAGTTTCTTATTGGCTGAATATATCGACAACCCCTTAAATTTACTATTcttattaaaatttatttagacATTTATATTATGACATGTTTCAATTGAGCACATGATAAAGTGTCTTATTAGACACTTCCAActcaaaacttttgaaaagcTTTTGCTCGTGTTCTCGAACGCTCATTACGTAGATAAGTTAACCACTTATATAAGTCCTTGACATTCCTCAATCCATAAGAtgatataattaaaaaaaaaaaaaagaaaaaaaaagagacatttTATGTGATTAGATTATCTACGTAATTGACATTTGAGAACatgcacataaattttttcaaTATATGAGTCGAAAATGTCTAATAGGAACgttttatcatgtgttcaggtGTTCAATTGGAATAGATTATAATTCAAATGTGTAAATGAAATTTACTGACCAAGTTAAAGGGGCTATTGACATATTAAGCCTTCGTTATTCATATGCATACGTCTCAGAGTTTGAGATTGATTTGTTAAAATTAAGTATGCATATATTGTATACTAGTACTATTAAGGCCACCAAGCCAAGTTCAACACAATAACCTTAATTTCTCTGTCTTATTACGGAGGAATATTCAACAGCATGTGAGACTGAGAAAGGGTCAAAGTAAAACATGTAAATGTCATTGTTCCCATTCTGTCGTAGCGACAATTCCAAAATAATAGAATACacaagtcattttttttttttttttttggttcagaATTTCGTTGTCTTTTCATCCAAAAGTCATTTCCTGTCTCTTTCAACCATATATTTAACTACGTACTCTTGATCACTATAGAGATTGAGAGGGAAGATATGTACATGAATCCTATAATTGGATGTTGCACTGACCATTGATTACTCATTAATCGACAACATTATGTGGTCAAACCTAAGTCGAAaacgaaaaaagaaagaggaataagATGTGTTCAGATGTATCTATAGGAGGGATATATAGTATTCTTTCTAAATAGAGTTGACGTCtgattttctttctattctcaGGTCTTTCTTTAAACCAATTTGGAAATTCGTcatttaaaaattgatttttgttatgaactatacAAGATATTTGGAAGTATTATTAAGTGTAAATTATACCACTTGCACATTAAGTGATAAAATACAACTTGCACTTGCAAGATGTATCTTAGTTGTAGAAATTTATACCTTAGTTGTATTTTTTAGCTGTAGATtagttgtattttagttgtagCTTAGTTGGAGCAAATTGTAAATCAATTTGCACAAGTTGTATGTTGAAGATTGAGGGGCAAAACTCTTCTTTAAATACTTCTCATTTGGAACACCATCAACAAGTGATAATACAATATCTCCTTTCTCTCTACAAAGTTATTTTAGTTTGCTTCTCTTGTTTATTTCCAATTATATagttttataacacgttatcagcacgagactctgccgcctcaagaaattttttgaaagcTAAGGTATAGTTTTTATTCTCTCTATTTTATGGCTAACCTTACAAAACTTGAGTTCGTTGCCCTTGATATTTCGGGCAAGAATTATCTATCATGGGTGTTAGATGCTGAAATCCATCTGGATGCTATGGGTCTTGGAGACaccattaaagaaaaaaataaagcatcCAACCAAGAAAATACCAAGGCTATGATATTCTTGCGTCATCACCTTGATGAGGACCTAAAGATTGAATATCTtatattaaggatccgctcatTTTACggaaaaacttgaaagaaagGTATGACCACCTGAAGATGGTCTTCCTCCCAAAAGAACGACATGAATGGATCAATCTAAGGCTACAAGATTTCAAATCAGTTATGAAGTATAACTTTGAGATGTTCAGAATTACTTCTATATTGACACTATGTGGAGAAACGATTAGTGATTCTGATAAGCTGGAAAAGACGTTCTCCACTTTTCATGCCTCGAATGTGCTCTTGCAGCAGCAATATCGAGAGAAAGGTTTCACAAagtattgtgatttgattgcTCATCTTCTTATGGCTGAATAAAATAATGATTTGCTGATAAAAAATTACAAGAATCGACCTACTGGCGCTGCaccattccctgaagtgaatgagGTGCATGCCCACTACTCTAGGCGTGGAAAAGGTCGTGGTTCCGGTCATGGTCGTGGTCGTGATAGTGGTCGTGTTCGTGGTCGTAGTCGTAATAATGGTCAAGGAAGAAATTATTTCCCTGGCGTTAATCATTCTTCAAAGAAAAATTACTACCAAAAGGTGAAAAAGAAGGATGAGAGGCATGAAGTGCCAGAAGCACGTGACTCAGAAAATAAATGCTATCGTTGTGGTGGAAGTGGA
This window harbors:
- the LOC132053778 gene encoding uncharacterized protein LOC132053778, with amino-acid sequence MVFLPKERHEWINLRLQDFKSVMKYNFEMFRITSILTLCGETISDSDKLEKTFSTFHASNNRPTGAAPFPEVNEVHAHYSRRGKGRGSGHGRGRDSGRVRGRSRNNGQGRNYFPGVNHSSKKNYYQKVKKKDERHEVPEARDSENKCYRCGGSGHWSRTCQTPKHLVELYQASMKRKEKNPEANFISEDQVDITHLDVADFFEHPEVKIDHLIGDGSVVKED